In a single window of the Microaerobacter geothermalis genome:
- the spoIIM gene encoding stage II sporulation protein M gives MGKRWGFFFQLHLKNHLILYVFSTVLFMMGVIFGAVIVNALTELQKQDLLVYLSQFFNELNKGVEGDSRAAFVNTAGHYFKYLGLIWILGLSIIGLPLILVFIFLKGLAIGFSVSFLVSQLSWNGLWFAFVSIVPQNLIIVPALIIIGVAGISFSFKLMKNQFSPRRGTLSQHFVSYTTLVLVMGILFLVATLFESFVSPKLMQSVMELII, from the coding sequence ATGGGGAAACGATGGGGATTTTTTTTTCAACTTCATTTAAAAAATCATCTCATCCTTTATGTGTTTTCAACTGTACTGTTTATGATGGGAGTTATATTTGGTGCTGTCATTGTAAATGCCTTAACAGAATTGCAAAAGCAGGATTTGCTTGTTTATTTAAGCCAATTTTTTAATGAATTGAATAAGGGTGTTGAAGGAGATTCTAGAGCGGCATTCGTGAATACTGCCGGTCATTACTTTAAATATTTAGGTTTAATTTGGATACTGGGCTTGTCTATTATTGGTCTGCCTTTAATCCTAGTATTTATTTTTCTGAAAGGATTAGCTATAGGGTTTTCTGTTTCTTTTCTTGTTTCTCAACTTTCATGGAATGGGTTATGGTTTGCTTTTGTTTCCATTGTTCCACAAAATTTAATTATTGTTCCTGCCTTAATTATTATAGGGGTTGCCGGAATATCATTTTCATTTAAATTGATGAAAAATCAGTTTTCTCCCAGGCGTGGAACCCTTTCCCAACATTTTGTTTCCTATACTACATTGGTTTTAGTGATGGGAATATTGTTTTTAGTTGCTACATTATTTGAATCATTTGTTTCACCAAAACTAATGCAATCTGTCATGGAGTTGATAATATAA
- the deoB gene encoding phosphopentomutase — MYPFKRTFLIVLDSVGAGELPDADKYDDRGANTLGHTAEAVGGLHLPHLQKLGLGNIISIKGVPGVEVPSAYYGKMAEVSVGKDTTTGHWEIMGIQTEIPFKTYPEGFPDSLIKPFSEKIGRGVLGNKPASGTEIIADLGEQHMKTGDVIVYTSADSVFQIAAHEGIIPLDELYRICQVAREMTMDHDHAVCRVIARPFIGSPGRFERTANRRDFSVKPPHPTVMNHLVNSGLDSIAIGKISDIYAGEGISESIKTKTNMDGVDKMVETMKKDFTGLSFVNLVDFDAKFGHRRDPEGYANALEEFDRRLEEILDHLYSDDLLIITADHGNDPVHHGTDHTREYVPLLVYSKRFERGYSLGVRSSFADIGATIAENFRLMKPMIGNSFLKNLL; from the coding sequence TTGTATCCATTTAAACGCACATTTTTAATTGTTTTGGATAGTGTAGGTGCAGGAGAATTACCAGATGCAGATAAGTATGATGATAGAGGGGCAAATACTCTTGGACATACGGCAGAAGCGGTTGGGGGTCTTCACTTGCCCCATTTGCAAAAACTTGGTCTTGGAAACATTATTTCTATAAAGGGAGTTCCGGGAGTAGAGGTACCTTCTGCCTATTATGGAAAAATGGCAGAAGTATCTGTTGGAAAAGATACAACAACCGGGCATTGGGAAATAATGGGAATTCAAACAGAAATTCCATTCAAAACGTATCCTGAAGGATTTCCGGATTCATTAATAAAGCCTTTTTCAGAAAAAATCGGCAGAGGTGTGCTGGGAAACAAACCGGCTTCAGGTACTGAAATTATTGCTGATTTGGGTGAACAGCATATGAAAACAGGAGATGTGATTGTATACACTTCAGCAGACAGTGTTTTTCAAATTGCAGCTCATGAAGGGATAATTCCCCTTGATGAGTTATACCGTATTTGTCAGGTAGCCAGAGAGATGACAATGGATCATGATCATGCTGTATGCAGAGTAATTGCTCGCCCCTTCATTGGAAGCCCAGGACGTTTTGAAAGAACAGCCAACCGCAGGGATTTTTCAGTTAAACCGCCGCACCCGACAGTGATGAATCATTTGGTCAATTCTGGCCTTGATTCAATAGCGATTGGGAAAATATCAGATATTTATGCTGGTGAAGGGATTTCTGAGTCCATAAAAACCAAGACAAATATGGACGGCGTAGACAAAATGGTTGAAACCATGAAGAAAGATTTTACCGGATTAAGCTTTGTAAATTTAGTTGATTTTGACGCTAAATTCGGACATCGGAGAGATCCTGAGGGCTATGCAAATGCGCTGGAGGAGTTTGACAGAAGATTGGAGGAAATATTAGATCATCTATATTCTGATGATTTACTAATCATTACAGCTGATCATGGGAACGATCCCGTGCATCATGGAACAGATCATACTCGGGAATATGTTCCTTTGCTAGTTTACAGCAAAAGATTTGAACGGGGATATTCTTTAGGTGTGCGCTCATCTTTTGCAGATATCGGTGCTACCATTGCTGAGAATTTTCGTTTGATGAAACCTATGATCGGAAACAGTTTCTTAAAAAATTTGTTATAA
- a CDS encoding fumarate reductase iron-sulfur subunit, translated as MSNRLLTFNIFRYDPNTPEIEPKMQKFQVEEEERMTLFIVLNKIREEQDPTLKFDFVCRAAICGSCAMLVNGKPTLACKTLTKDLPNETTLMPLPAFKLLGDLSVDTGTWFREMSIKTEAWVHTDKVFDPKAEEERMSNDQALAIYEAERCIECGCCIAGCATVNIRPDFLGAAGINRVARFMLDPRDERTEQEYFEVVGSDDGVFGCVGLMACDDNCPIGIPLQGQLSYVRRKMAVAGWRR; from the coding sequence ATGAGCAATCGCCTATTAACATTCAATATCTTCCGCTATGATCCAAATACGCCAGAAATCGAGCCTAAAATGCAGAAATTTCAAGTAGAAGAAGAAGAAAGAATGACTCTGTTTATCGTGCTAAATAAAATACGGGAAGAACAGGATCCAACGTTAAAGTTTGATTTTGTATGCCGGGCAGCAATCTGTGGTTCCTGTGCCATGCTGGTGAACGGGAAGCCAACGTTAGCTTGTAAAACCTTGACTAAAGACTTGCCAAATGAAACAACTTTAATGCCACTTCCCGCCTTTAAATTATTGGGTGACTTATCTGTAGACACTGGAACCTGGTTCAGGGAAATGTCAATCAAAACTGAAGCTTGGGTCCATACGGATAAAGTCTTCGATCCAAAAGCTGAAGAAGAGAGAATGAGCAATGACCAGGCATTGGCTATTTATGAGGCCGAACGTTGTATCGAGTGCGGGTGCTGTATTGCTGGTTGTGCAACTGTAAATATTCGTCCGGACTTCTTAGGAGCAGCAGGTATTAACAGAGTGGCACGATTCATGCTGGATCCTCGGGATGAAAGAACTGAACAGGAATATTTTGAAGTGGTTGGATCAGATGATGGGGTATTTGGTTGCGTTGGCCTCATGGCATGTGATGACAACTGTCCTATCGGCATCCCGCTTCAGGGTCAACTCTCTTACGTTCGCAGAAAGATGGCCGTTGCCGGCTGGCGCAGATAA
- a CDS encoding purine-nucleoside phosphorylase, with protein MNKIMEATACLKEKIKVDPTIGLILGSGLGSLAEELKDAVVIPYGEIPHFPVSTVEGHKGQLVVGQLEGKNVLAFQGRFHYYEGYSLEAVTFPVRVMQGLGIDKVIVTNAAGGINERFSVGALMLIKDHLNLTFRNPLIGRNDPSLGVRFPDMSEAYSKKLGKIAKEVAKTQGITLVEGIYAGLTGPSYETPAEIRMLRILGADAVGMSTVPEVIVAKHGNMEVLGISCITNMAAGILPQPLSHEEVMETTNRVKSQFIQLVKGVVANME; from the coding sequence ATGAATAAAATTATGGAAGCAACCGCTTGCTTGAAAGAGAAAATAAAAGTAGACCCTACCATTGGTTTAATCCTAGGTTCTGGTTTGGGAAGTTTGGCGGAAGAATTGAAGGATGCCGTTGTCATTCCCTATGGGGAAATTCCCCATTTTCCAGTCTCTACGGTTGAAGGCCATAAGGGGCAATTAGTGGTAGGTCAATTAGAAGGGAAAAACGTATTGGCTTTCCAAGGAAGATTTCATTACTATGAAGGATATTCACTGGAGGCTGTAACATTTCCGGTAAGGGTTATGCAAGGATTAGGAATCGATAAAGTGATTGTTACCAATGCTGCAGGGGGGATAAATGAACGATTTTCAGTGGGAGCATTAATGCTAATTAAGGATCATTTAAACTTGACATTTAGAAATCCGTTGATTGGAAGGAATGATCCCAGCTTAGGAGTCCGTTTTCCGGATATGTCAGAAGCTTATTCAAAAAAACTTGGGAAGATTGCAAAAGAAGTAGCTAAAACCCAAGGGATAACTTTAGTGGAGGGAATATATGCGGGACTGACAGGGCCAAGCTATGAAACACCCGCTGAAATTCGGATGCTTCGAATATTGGGAGCTGATGCCGTTGGTATGTCTACGGTTCCCGAAGTGATTGTCGCCAAACATGGTAATATGGAAGTCTTGGGCATTTCCTGTATTACCAATATGGCAGCAGGTATATTGCCGCAACCTTTATCCCATGAAGAGGTTATGGAAACCACCAATCGGGTGAAATCCCAGTTTATCCAACTTGTTAAAGGTGTAGTAGCCAACATGGAATAA
- a CDS encoding fumarate reductase flavoprotein subunit, which produces MSNYDIFSSDVLVVGAGLAGERAAVAAAEKGLNVIILSLVPPRRSHSTAAQGGMQASLGNSAKGLGDSPDVHFVDTVKGSDWGCEQDVARIFVENAPIAVRQMSYWGVPWNRVVAGKKILHDGTEIEDSPEKEGLITARDFGGTAKWRTCYTSDGTGHTLQFVMDSIVIKLGITVHDRTEAISIIHDGDRCYGVVARCLRTGKLRVYTAKSTVIATGGYGRLYGASTNAIINEGSGMFIAQETGVVPLGNMEAVQFHPTGIVPSWILVTEGARGDGGYLRDKNLHRFMPDYEPVKKELASRDVVSRRMMQHIRKGYGVESPYGEHLWLDIRHLGEKHINTNLREIANICRNFAGIDPVHDLIPVRPTQHYSMGGIRTNAQGMAYGLEGLFAIGEAACWDLHGFNRLGGNSLAETVVAGMVIGEEIAKYTKDASYNVSTKLLDEFVGQQEDRIDALISNRNGSENVYEIRREMEKTLSTYVGIFRNGKDLQTAVNKLDELYQRSLKVGIRSGGKGADPELASALRIKGMVRLAYCIAAGALNRTESRGSHFREDYPKRDDANWLKRTLAYWPVGASKPELKYEPVKITELPPGDRGYGEASAQASAGKA; this is translated from the coding sequence ATGAGCAATTATGATATTTTTTCATCAGACGTATTAGTTGTTGGAGCAGGGTTGGCCGGTGAACGTGCAGCTGTTGCTGCAGCTGAAAAAGGCTTGAATGTAATTATCCTAAGTTTGGTTCCTCCTCGCCGTTCCCATAGTACAGCTGCCCAAGGGGGTATGCAGGCTTCTTTGGGGAACAGTGCAAAAGGTTTGGGAGACAGCCCTGATGTCCATTTTGTCGATACCGTTAAAGGTTCTGACTGGGGCTGTGAGCAGGATGTTGCAAGAATATTTGTAGAAAATGCTCCAATTGCCGTTAGGCAAATGTCCTATTGGGGTGTCCCCTGGAACCGAGTCGTTGCCGGAAAGAAAATTCTCCATGATGGAACTGAAATAGAAGATAGCCCTGAAAAAGAAGGATTGATTACAGCCCGTGACTTTGGAGGAACAGCAAAATGGCGGACGTGTTATACTTCAGATGGTACCGGACACACCCTTCAATTTGTGATGGACAGCATCGTGATTAAACTGGGTATTACTGTCCATGACAGAACCGAAGCAATCTCTATTATCCATGACGGAGACCGCTGCTACGGCGTGGTGGCCCGTTGTCTAAGGACGGGTAAACTTCGCGTCTATACTGCTAAATCGACTGTGATTGCAACAGGTGGTTATGGTAGACTATATGGCGCTTCCACCAACGCGATTATCAATGAAGGTAGCGGTATGTTTATCGCTCAAGAAACCGGGGTTGTTCCCCTTGGAAATATGGAAGCTGTTCAATTTCATCCTACTGGAATTGTTCCATCATGGATTCTTGTTACCGAAGGGGCCCGCGGGGATGGAGGTTACTTAAGGGATAAGAATCTTCACCGTTTCATGCCAGACTATGAACCTGTCAAGAAGGAATTGGCTTCCCGTGATGTCGTATCTCGACGGATGATGCAGCATATTCGCAAAGGATATGGCGTTGAAAGCCCCTATGGAGAGCATCTATGGCTAGATATTCGTCATTTGGGAGAAAAGCATATTAATACTAACCTACGTGAAATTGCGAACATATGCCGCAATTTTGCCGGAATCGACCCTGTACACGATTTAATCCCTGTCCGTCCTACCCAACACTATAGCATGGGTGGTATAAGAACCAATGCTCAAGGTATGGCTTATGGTCTTGAAGGATTGTTTGCCATCGGTGAGGCGGCTTGTTGGGATCTTCATGGCTTTAACCGTCTCGGAGGAAACTCATTGGCTGAAACCGTTGTCGCCGGTATGGTTATCGGTGAAGAAATTGCAAAATACACCAAGGATGCTTCCTACAACGTTTCTACGAAACTATTGGATGAATTTGTCGGTCAACAGGAAGATCGAATTGATGCGCTTATCAGTAATCGCAACGGCAGTGAAAATGTATATGAGATCCGCCGTGAAATGGAAAAGACCTTAAGTACCTATGTGGGGATTTTCCGAAATGGAAAGGATTTGCAAACTGCAGTTAATAAACTAGATGAATTGTATCAACGTTCACTTAAAGTTGGGATTCGTTCTGGCGGCAAGGGTGCTGATCCGGAATTGGCTTCAGCTCTTCGTATAAAGGGTATGGTCCGACTGGCCTATTGTATAGCTGCAGGTGCCCTTAACAGAACTGAGAGCAGAGGCAGCCATTTCCGTGAAGATTATCCAAAACGGGATGATGCAAACTGGCTCAAAAGAACTTTAGCCTACTGGCCTGTTGGGGCATCTAAACCAGAATTGAAATATGAGCCTGTAAAAATCACTGAATTGCCTCCTGGTGACCGTGGTTACGGGGAAGCAAGCGCTCAAGCTAGTGCAGGAAAGGCATGA
- the fur gene encoding ferric iron uptake transcriptional regulator translates to MEERIDRIKQQLYSHNYKLTPQREATVRVLLENEEDHLSAEDVYMLVKDKAPEIGLATVYRTLELLSELKIIHKINFGDGVARYEFRAEDAAHHHHHLVCIRCGKVDEIIEDLLEDVEKKVQKEFRFEILDHRLTFHGICQDCSSEKSQSSQQAVRKVTIE, encoded by the coding sequence GTGGAAGAGAGAATAGATCGGATAAAACAGCAGCTTTATTCTCATAATTATAAGTTAACCCCGCAAAGGGAAGCTACTGTTCGCGTGTTATTAGAAAATGAAGAAGATCATTTATCTGCCGAAGATGTTTATATGCTTGTGAAGGATAAAGCCCCTGAAATCGGTTTGGCTACTGTATACAGAACTCTTGAATTATTAAGCGAACTTAAGATTATTCACAAAATAAATTTTGGTGATGGTGTTGCAAGATATGAATTTCGTGCAGAGGATGCTGCCCATCATCATCATCATCTGGTTTGTATTCGTTGTGGGAAAGTGGATGAGATTATTGAAGATTTGTTGGAGGATGTTGAGAAGAAGGTTCAAAAGGAATTTCGTTTTGAAATCCTGGATCATCGGCTAACCTTTCATGGGATTTGTCAAGATTGCAGTTCGGAAAAATCCCAGTCATCCCAACAAGCTGTAAGGAAAGTAACGATTGAGTAA
- a CDS encoding M20/M25/M40 family metallo-hydrolase: protein MVNQQRLIDEFMELVQVDSETGHEGAISMVLKNKFSSLGLQVVEDQAKGKTGHGAGNLVATLEGTTAGPVIYFTSHMDTVVPGKGIKPQVKDGYITSDGTTILGSDDKAGIAAMLEAIRLLKENHIPHPSIQFVITVGEESGLKGAKALDASLIKAEYGFALDSNGKVGEIIVAAPTQAKIEVSILGKSAHAGVNPEDGISAINVASKAISKMPLGRIDHETTANIGRFSGGQATNIVCDRVDILAEARSLVVDKMEKQVDQMKQAFDEAAEEAGAKVEFHWEVMYPAFKFGEEDHVVKVASKAVEKIGRIPSLKSSGGGSDANVINGYGIPTVNLAIGYEEIHTTKERISIEELVKATELVVAIIEESL, encoded by the coding sequence TTGGTTAATCAACAGAGACTGATTGATGAGTTTATGGAACTTGTCCAGGTAGACAGCGAAACAGGACATGAAGGTGCCATTTCAATGGTCCTGAAAAATAAATTTTCTTCGTTGGGCCTGCAGGTAGTCGAAGATCAGGCAAAAGGCAAAACCGGCCATGGAGCAGGCAATCTTGTGGCGACACTTGAAGGAACAACAGCGGGCCCAGTCATTTACTTTACTTCCCATATGGATACGGTGGTTCCGGGTAAGGGGATAAAACCTCAGGTGAAGGATGGCTATATTACTTCCGATGGAACGACGATTTTGGGCAGTGATGATAAAGCAGGAATTGCTGCCATGTTGGAAGCCATCCGGTTATTAAAAGAGAACCACATCCCCCATCCTTCCATTCAATTTGTCATCACCGTCGGAGAAGAGTCGGGATTGAAGGGGGCTAAAGCGTTAGATGCCTCTCTAATTAAAGCAGAGTACGGATTTGCCCTGGATAGTAATGGAAAGGTTGGGGAGATCATTGTAGCTGCACCAACCCAGGCTAAGATAGAAGTCTCCATATTAGGGAAGTCAGCCCATGCCGGTGTGAATCCCGAGGATGGAATCAGTGCCATCAATGTCGCATCTAAAGCAATTTCAAAAATGCCTTTGGGTCGGATAGACCATGAAACCACAGCCAATATCGGCCGTTTTTCAGGAGGACAAGCCACCAATATTGTTTGTGATCGCGTGGATATTTTAGCTGAGGCAAGAAGCCTGGTTGTGGATAAAATGGAAAAACAGGTGGATCAGATGAAACAGGCTTTTGATGAGGCAGCAGAAGAAGCGGGAGCAAAGGTTGAATTTCATTGGGAGGTCATGTATCCTGCCTTTAAATTTGGAGAAGAAGATCATGTGGTTAAAGTGGCCAGCAAAGCGGTAGAAAAAATCGGGCGGATTCCATCACTTAAATCAAGCGGAGGGGGCAGTGATGCCAATGTCATTAATGGATATGGAATCCCTACGGTAAATCTGGCCATTGGATACGAGGAAATTCATACCACAAAAGAAAGAATTTCTATTGAAGAATTGGTTAAGGCAACAGAGCTAGTCGTGGCCATTATCGAAGAATCCTTATGA
- a CDS encoding DUF3866 family protein, with protein sequence MKLDIERGTVIQLVDQWEGIEEIMVEIKRDNQIISFERAYNYPLFTGHCNCGDQVLVNTTAVNLSLGTGGYHMVMCNLSNPNLRKDGNGHIMKLRYTPYQFAVNCIEERENEKSGQSDQNEQLEGMPILLIEIHSALPILVSTLKKLNPSIHIVYIMTDGGALPVYLSRHVKALRELGWIKGVVTVGHAFGGEMEAVTVYSALLAAKKYWNPDMIIVGMGPGIVGTGTIYGHTGVEQGENINRVSVLNGKPVFVPRISISDHRNRHHGISHHTLTNLSLISLRPAYLPIWEHHLNHPIISRQIKDYDLENKHHIINISAEEDELLGDLEFILSKYPLPITTMNRDYKKDLDYFLSVITSARGAYYLYNR encoded by the coding sequence TTGAAACTGGATATTGAAAGAGGAACCGTGATTCAACTGGTGGATCAATGGGAGGGAATTGAGGAGATCATGGTTGAGATTAAGAGGGATAATCAAATAATTAGTTTTGAAAGAGCATATAACTACCCTTTGTTTACAGGTCACTGTAATTGTGGTGATCAGGTTTTGGTAAACACTACAGCCGTCAATCTTTCTTTAGGTACAGGAGGCTATCATATGGTGATGTGCAATTTGTCCAATCCTAATCTGCGTAAAGATGGTAACGGACATATTATGAAACTCAGATATACGCCATATCAGTTTGCGGTAAACTGCATTGAGGAAAGGGAAAATGAAAAGTCTGGTCAGTCTGATCAAAATGAACAACTTGAGGGGATGCCTATTTTATTGATAGAAATCCACAGTGCTCTTCCAATACTGGTTTCCACATTAAAGAAATTAAACCCATCCATTCATATCGTATATATTATGACTGATGGAGGAGCACTTCCTGTATACCTAAGCAGACATGTAAAAGCCCTAAGGGAGTTGGGGTGGATAAAAGGAGTAGTGACAGTGGGTCATGCATTTGGCGGAGAAATGGAAGCGGTCACAGTCTATTCGGCATTACTTGCGGCGAAGAAATATTGGAATCCCGATATGATCATCGTTGGGATGGGGCCAGGGATTGTTGGAACTGGTACCATTTACGGACATACTGGAGTCGAACAGGGAGAAAATATAAATCGAGTATCCGTATTAAATGGTAAACCTGTGTTTGTTCCAAGAATCAGTATTTCTGATCATAGGAATCGGCATCATGGGATAAGTCACCATACCCTGACGAATCTATCCCTTATTTCTCTTCGGCCCGCATACCTTCCGATATGGGAACACCACTTAAATCATCCAATCATCTCTCGGCAGATAAAAGATTATGATCTGGAAAATAAGCATCATATAATAAATATTTCTGCTGAAGAAGATGAATTATTGGGAGATTTGGAGTTTATCCTGTCAAAATATCCCTTGCCCATTACAACGATGAATAGAGATTATAAAAAAGATCTCGATTATTTCTTGAGCGTAATCACTTCGGCCAGAGGGGCGTACTATTTATACAATCGTTAA
- the mciZ gene encoding Z-ring formation inhibitor MciZ yields MKVYIGSKELRIVGKCWEIKNKLKTLSNDSLTLHQYLKTTVNDCINSTPLWPK; encoded by the coding sequence ATGAAAGTGTATATAGGGTCAAAAGAGTTGCGAATAGTTGGGAAATGCTGGGAAATTAAAAACAAGTTAAAAACGCTTTCCAATGATTCTTTAACTCTTCATCAATATTTAAAAACCACGGTTAACGATTGTATAAATAGTACGCCCCTCTGGCCGAAGTGA
- a CDS encoding NUDIX hydrolase, translated as MSFEEKTITSRTIYEGRIISLKLDEVEMPDGRISSREIVNHPGAVAIIAITDQDQMVMVKQYRKPLEKTIIEIPAGKLEKGEKPEECALRELQEETGYTAKSLLHIASFYTSPGFADEIIHLFWADQLVKGENAPDDGEFVELVEITWDEAKDLLKSGVIIDAKTILALYVWENYRLKTKGDEKFL; from the coding sequence ATGTCATTTGAAGAGAAAACAATCACATCAAGAACGATTTATGAAGGAAGAATTATTTCTTTAAAGCTAGATGAAGTTGAGATGCCTGATGGAAGAATATCGTCCCGAGAGATTGTAAATCATCCTGGTGCAGTGGCTATCATTGCAATCACTGATCAAGATCAAATGGTAATGGTTAAACAATATAGAAAGCCGTTGGAAAAAACCATTATTGAAATCCCTGCCGGAAAATTAGAAAAAGGCGAAAAACCAGAGGAATGTGCCCTACGGGAACTCCAGGAAGAAACAGGCTATACGGCAAAAAGTTTGCTTCATATTGCCAGTTTTTATACTTCACCAGGATTTGCTGATGAAATCATCCATCTGTTTTGGGCGGACCAACTTGTGAAGGGAGAAAACGCTCCGGATGATGGAGAGTTCGTGGAACTGGTGGAAATCACGTGGGACGAAGCAAAGGATCTTTTGAAGAGCGGGGTGATAATAGATGCTAAAACGATTTTGGCGCTTTATGTTTGGGAAAACTACCGGCTGAAAACAAAAGGGGATGAAAAATTTTTATGA
- a CDS encoding MgtC/SapB family protein, producing the protein MLQDFFQSDMFTIIFRLVLSFFVGVLMGLGRERSFKDMNAPKAAGFRTYTLVCFGSTIFGLTSIYGFPTLGPTYDPGRIAAQVVTGVGFLGAGVIIKNNGTIKGLTTAAGIWVASAIGLMISSGMYIPTLFASILAFIILDFHRLFPNLYSRMTKTDEDRRE; encoded by the coding sequence ATGCTTCAGGATTTTTTTCAAAGCGATATGTTTACCATTATTTTTCGGCTAGTATTGTCGTTCTTCGTGGGGGTATTAATGGGATTAGGGAGAGAGCGTTCCTTTAAAGACATGAATGCTCCCAAAGCGGCGGGATTTCGAACCTATACGCTGGTTTGTTTCGGTTCTACCATTTTTGGTTTGACTTCCATTTACGGATTTCCTACCTTGGGCCCTACCTATGACCCGGGGCGAATTGCTGCCCAAGTGGTTACGGGTGTAGGATTTTTAGGGGCCGGTGTGATTATTAAAAATAATGGAACTATTAAGGGACTAACCACGGCAGCGGGTATTTGGGTTGCCTCTGCTATTGGTTTGATGATTAGTTCCGGAATGTATATTCCTACTTTATTCGCCAGTATCCTTGCTTTTATCATCCTTGATTTTCATCGCCTTTTCCCCAATCTGTATTCAAGAATGACAAAAACCGATGAAGATAGAAGAGAGTAG
- the xerD gene encoding site-specific tyrosine recombinase XerD: MEKYISQFIHYLSVEKGLSNNTLESYDRDIKLYCSYLKDQHLDIKNTTRTHIISFLMDQQKKGKATSTISRNLVSIRSFYQFLTKERILEKDPSLHLESPKIDKKLPKVLSVQEVELLLHAPSLDDTLGLRDKAMLELLYATGIRVSELVSLNLGDVNLGMGFIKCFGKGSKERIIPLGKVSIRMMAYYLERSRPHLKKKVEVDALFLNHHGKRLTRQGFWKIIKKYAKSTGIKKEITPHTLRHSFATHLLENGADLRAVQEMLGHADISTTQIYTHITKTRLKEVYARSHPRA, encoded by the coding sequence ATGGAGAAATATATTAGTCAATTTATTCATTATCTCTCGGTGGAAAAAGGGCTTTCAAATAATACTCTCGAATCATATGACCGGGATATTAAGCTTTATTGTTCTTACTTAAAAGATCAACATTTAGATATTAAAAACACAACAAGAACCCATATTATTTCTTTCTTAATGGATCAACAGAAAAAAGGAAAAGCGACTTCAACCATATCAAGAAATCTGGTGTCTATTCGTTCATTTTATCAATTCCTCACCAAGGAGAGAATTCTCGAGAAGGATCCGTCGCTACATCTGGAATCACCTAAAATCGATAAAAAACTGCCAAAAGTATTATCGGTTCAAGAGGTAGAGTTGTTGCTCCATGCGCCATCCCTTGATGATACTCTAGGTTTGCGTGATAAAGCAATGTTGGAACTGCTTTATGCTACTGGAATTCGGGTATCGGAATTAGTTTCTCTTAATCTGGGAGATGTTAACCTCGGAATGGGTTTTATTAAATGTTTTGGCAAGGGATCTAAAGAAAGGATTATACCATTGGGTAAGGTTTCCATAAGGATGATGGCGTATTACCTAGAGAGGAGTCGTCCACATCTGAAAAAAAAAGTTGAGGTGGATGCCCTCTTTCTAAATCATCATGGAAAAAGATTAACCAGGCAAGGATTTTGGAAAATTATCAAAAAATATGCCAAGTCAACAGGAATCAAGAAAGAAATCACACCGCATACCCTGCGACACTCCTTTGCTACCCATCTTTTAGAAAATGGCGCAGACTTAAGGGCGGTTCAGGAGATGTTGGGTCATGCTGATATTTCAACAACACAAATCTATACTCATATTACGAAAACCAGATTAAAGGAAGTATACGCGAGATCCCATCCAAGAGCGTAA
- a CDS encoding DUF4227 family protein has product MIISLKRLKVWMKLIAIFFVCTLFFYSLVVFMNDVLMPFHPYHEPKGDAVKVFQNYIFQNEKEMEASGLFLFLKRLALFFWMGG; this is encoded by the coding sequence ATGATCATCTCACTTAAAAGGTTAAAGGTATGGATGAAATTAATTGCAATATTTTTTGTCTGCACCCTTTTTTTTTATAGCCTTGTTGTATTTATGAATGATGTTCTAATGCCTTTTCATCCCTACCACGAACCAAAAGGAGATGCAGTCAAGGTATTCCAAAATTACATATTTCAGAATGAAAAAGAAATGGAGGCAAGCGGTTTATTTTTATTTTTGAAGCGGCTTGCTTTATTTTTTTGGATGGGAGGATAA